In Thiospirochaeta perfilievii, a single window of DNA contains:
- a CDS encoding NUDIX hydrolase has product MYTKTPTREFKDFISKGNIYSRNNPIGHITGSCWIVSRDKKRVLLTHHKKLNIWIPTGGHSDGETDPLSIAIREGFEETGLKLTPYNIEPFYLDIHLIPKYKEVKEHKHFDYTYIFYPTYHENFTVSSESFNLKWIPIDRIEEYTKEENVLKMAKKTMEMEWNIEITTY; this is encoded by the coding sequence ATGTATACAAAAACACCAACACGGGAGTTTAAAGATTTTATCTCTAAGGGGAATATATACTCTAGAAATAACCCAATAGGCCATATAACAGGCTCCTGCTGGATAGTAAGCAGGGATAAAAAAAGAGTCCTATTAACTCATCATAAAAAACTTAATATATGGATTCCTACTGGAGGCCACTCTGATGGGGAGACAGACCCTTTAAGTATTGCTATTAGGGAGGGTTTTGAAGAGACAGGTCTAAAATTAACCCCCTATAACATAGAACCCTTTTATCTTGATATACATCTAATCCCAAAGTATAAGGAGGTAAAAGAGCATAAACATTTTGATTACACATATATTTTTTATCCTACTTACCATGAAAATTTTACTGTTAGCAGTGAGTCTTTTAACTTAAAATGGATACCAATAGATAGGATTGAAGAGTATACTAAAGAGGAAAACGTCTTAAAAATGGCAAAAAAAACAATGGAGATGGAATGGAATATAGAAATAACCACGTATTAA
- a CDS encoding DUF1456 family protein, with amino-acid sequence MEYRNNHVLRKLRYALNLRENDIKKIFLLDDYKVEEETITQYLSKEDNPLFRELSDDILERFLNGLITFKRGKQENPKYKNPKKPKRVLMPKDFN; translated from the coding sequence ATGGAATATAGAAATAACCACGTATTAAGAAAATTAAGATATGCTCTAAACCTTAGGGAAAATGATATAAAAAAAATATTTTTATTAGATGATTATAAAGTAGAGGAAGAGACTATTACCCAGTATTTATCAAAGGAGGACAACCCCCTGTTTAGGGAGTTATCTGACGACATTTTAGAGAGATTTCTAAATGGTTTAATTACATTTAAGAGGGGTAAACAGGAAAATCCTAAATACAAAAACCCTAAAAAACCTAAACGTGTATTAATGCCAAAGGATTTTAACTAA
- a CDS encoding histidinol-phosphatase HisJ family protein, protein MENFVWETHGIHTGTGSDHVKHGIDDIENVVRIAIEKGYPSVTFIIHTPRLTGFRYQGERNTDIKFIRGDNAYFNYGKNINALKKKYKNKITIKHGIELEWQGSDIGLAWNRSKTFQADGIDFVIGSIHFSKEKIAYDGSKEETEKLIEKRGGLENYWLGYLDEMVEMLDATWDNIQVVGHLDLLKLYTPLPECFMDLDNSDEPVARKMRLVLEKISEYNLALDVNLAGIKRECGIYPHISILKRANTLGIPVTLGTDTHYIENLGKLYKEGIEYLKEAGYTHYLSFCHCIPEKRPLDSTPEKIKMYSLVNSAIELLNKRSVTHRNRIPNYSFGGAYTKLSTDFPNSVKGGTFDCVTVRKDDRSLTISPNHPEPNAVKKLGIYSSHRDQPGVLTILINALASEGINIETAELNSDGNGTAEAFLTFSGNSDDVKEALEFTKGTGQGLFHTLELKEMTGISEKNIEDLYLLEIDGVEIHTPVTKHMIITSHKNRSGVLLILLSALSSLDVNIETLQLGERGNRGYAVLGIEGDFDSIAHILPRLGPHFKEVSHIKLND, encoded by the coding sequence ATGGAAAATTTTGTTTGGGAAACCCACGGTATACATACAGGAACAGGTAGCGACCATGTAAAACATGGTATAGACGATATAGAAAATGTAGTAAGGATAGCTATAGAGAAGGGTTATCCAAGTGTTACATTTATTATACACACCCCTCGACTTACCGGTTTTAGATACCAGGGAGAGAGAAATACAGATATAAAGTTTATTAGAGGGGATAATGCATATTTTAACTATGGAAAAAACATAAATGCATTAAAGAAAAAATATAAAAACAAGATAACAATAAAACATGGGATAGAGTTAGAGTGGCAGGGGAGTGATATTGGCCTTGCATGGAATAGAAGCAAGACATTTCAAGCAGATGGAATCGACTTTGTTATTGGATCAATACACTTTTCCAAGGAAAAAATAGCCTATGATGGATCTAAGGAAGAGACAGAAAAACTTATAGAAAAACGTGGTGGCTTAGAAAATTACTGGTTAGGCTATTTAGATGAGATGGTAGAGATGTTAGATGCAACATGGGACAATATTCAGGTTGTGGGACATCTTGACCTTTTAAAACTCTATACTCCCCTACCTGAATGTTTTATGGATTTAGATAACTCTGATGAACCGGTTGCTAGGAAGATGAGGTTAGTATTAGAAAAAATTAGCGAGTACAACCTTGCTTTAGATGTAAATTTAGCAGGTATTAAAAGAGAGTGTGGTATCTACCCCCATATTAGCATATTAAAACGAGCAAACACCCTTGGTATACCTGTAACTCTTGGTACAGATACCCACTATATTGAGAATTTAGGGAAACTATATAAAGAGGGTATAGAGTACTTAAAAGAGGCGGGTTATACCCACTACCTAAGCTTCTGTCACTGTATACCAGAAAAAAGACCTCTAGATTCAACACCGGAGAAAATTAAGATGTACTCCCTAGTTAATAGTGCCATAGAGCTACTAAACAAGAGGAGTGTTACCCATAGAAATAGGATTCCAAACTACTCCTTTGGTGGAGCCTATACAAAACTTTCAACGGACTTTCCAAACTCTGTAAAAGGTGGAACATTTGACTGTGTAACAGTAAGAAAAGATGATAGATCTCTAACAATCTCACCTAACCACCCTGAACCAAATGCGGTAAAAAAGTTAGGTATCTACTCATCCCATAGGGATCAGCCTGGGGTATTAACAATACTGATAAACGCCCTAGCCTCAGAGGGAATTAATATTGAGACTGCAGAACTTAACTCTGACGGAAATGGAACTGCAGAGGCCTTTTTAACATTCTCCGGGAATTCCGATGATGTAAAGGAGGCTTTAGAGTTTACAAAGGGTACAGGGCAGGGACTATTCCACACACTAGAACTTAAGGAGATGACAGGTATCTCTGAAAAGAATATTGAAGACCTATACCTACTAGAAATTGACGGTGTGGAGATACATACACCAGTAACTAAACATATGATAATTACTAGCCATAAAAATAGATCGGGAGTTTTATTAATTCTTCTATCAGCCCTATCATCCTTAGATGTAAATATTGAAACACTGCAACTTGGAGAGAGGGGGAATAGGGGGTATGCAGTATTAGGAATAGAGGGAGACTTTGACTCTATAGCCCATATCCTACCTAGGTTAGGGCCACACTTTAAAGAGGTAAGTCATATAAAACTAAATGATTAG
- a CDS encoding tetratricopeptide repeat protein: MLKKGSSLRPNHAATLYELGRYYTDKENYSEALNLFLKAYGISKDSVKYQMGVALAYFNLKEFDKSIKIYESILSIDKTKSEVYYNLSMARMEIGQYDQALTDISLAIKLKPNSPTYIYTIGQISEALGRDDNAISYYLAAVKLDNNYYKPMLNLGNIYDRFGRYEDGLKILQLAYKIKPDDPDVRFSLGTSYLHNKMYNDSLKLLEESYNNDKNSTLKLYNLSLAYTEVGNSEAAEKGFKKVLEMDSNFYDAYYYLGQLLFTLDRQEEARTYLKQVLELNPEYKYKDKIKEVL, translated from the coding sequence ATGCTTAAAAAAGGTTCTTCCCTAAGACCAAACCACGCTGCAACACTATATGAACTAGGTCGGTATTATACTGATAAAGAGAACTATAGTGAGGCTCTTAACTTATTTTTAAAGGCCTATGGAATTTCTAAGGATAGCGTAAAATATCAGATGGGAGTTGCTTTAGCATATTTTAACTTAAAAGAGTTTGATAAATCTATTAAGATATATGAGAGTATTTTAAGTATAGATAAAACAAAGAGTGAGGTTTATTACAACTTAAGTATGGCTAGGATGGAGATTGGACAGTACGATCAAGCACTAACTGATATCTCCCTGGCTATTAAATTAAAACCAAACTCACCTACTTATATATATACTATTGGTCAAATATCCGAGGCTCTAGGTAGGGATGATAATGCAATCTCCTACTACTTAGCTGCAGTTAAGCTGGATAATAATTATTATAAACCTATGTTAAACCTAGGAAATATTTACGATAGGTTTGGTAGATATGAGGATGGGCTTAAGATTTTACAATTAGCATATAAAATTAAACCTGATGACCCAGATGTAAGGTTTAGTTTAGGAACTTCATATCTTCATAATAAGATGTATAATGACTCTTTAAAGCTTTTAGAAGAGTCTTACAATAATGATAAAAACTCAACTCTAAAACTTTATAACTTGTCCCTTGCATATACCGAGGTAGGGAATAGTGAGGCTGCAGAGAAAGGGTTTAAAAAGGTTTTAGAAATGGATAGTAATTTTTACGATGCATACTACTATCTAGGTCAGCTACTATTTACCCTAGATAGACAGGAGGAGGCTAGGACCTATCTTAAACAGGTCCTAGAGTTAAATCCAGAGTATAAATATAAGGATAAGATTAAAGAGGTTCTCTAA
- a CDS encoding tetratricopeptide repeat protein, protein MIFPLNLYSASSFKEGIELFENNEVEEAVYFFEEALITDPTEDVYKYLAESYNILGNHEDEILILEEGVTTGIGDASYFYFKLGNAYHLLGDYKNALESYLQVITINKKYVNESFLNIGNVSVQLKLYSNAIDNYSKYLELEPNTTQKRKIIKMVFVLKKLLKEQLDQLEEEKKIDEANRIAKEEAARLLEEERLSKTALNEDLEAQREAKARQLEEERLLYDSQTRDLEQDKRDFEIAEEKVLNPPDPDIEEQRRVLQLREKELNEREQRVLEAEEALKETELALEKSRQEAMESEIQAPRAKTEEEIKAEESAKELAEFNRKKIEEEKRQQELMNDILQSLEKIGENAKGINASSEGAFGELEGSGIDE, encoded by the coding sequence GTGATATTTCCTCTAAATTTATACTCTGCTAGTAGTTTTAAAGAGGGGATTGAGCTTTTTGAAAACAATGAAGTAGAAGAAGCTGTCTATTTTTTTGAAGAGGCTTTAATAACTGATCCCACAGAAGATGTATATAAATATCTTGCTGAATCCTACAATATTCTTGGGAATCATGAGGATGAGATCCTCATTTTAGAAGAAGGTGTCACAACAGGAATAGGGGATGCATCCTATTTCTATTTCAAACTTGGTAATGCATATCACCTATTAGGTGATTATAAAAATGCATTAGAGAGCTATTTACAAGTAATTACTATTAATAAAAAATATGTAAATGAATCCTTTTTAAATATAGGGAATGTCTCCGTCCAGCTTAAACTATACTCTAATGCAATTGATAACTATTCAAAATATTTAGAGCTTGAGCCTAATACAACTCAAAAGAGAAAGATAATAAAAATGGTTTTTGTATTAAAGAAACTATTAAAAGAGCAGCTAGATCAATTAGAAGAAGAGAAAAAGATTGATGAAGCTAATAGGATAGCTAAGGAAGAGGCTGCTAGGTTATTAGAAGAAGAGAGATTATCAAAAACAGCGCTAAATGAGGACTTAGAAGCCCAAAGAGAGGCTAAAGCTAGGCAGCTAGAAGAGGAGAGACTTCTTTATGATAGTCAGACAAGGGACTTGGAACAGGATAAAAGGGATTTTGAAATAGCTGAAGAGAAGGTCCTTAATCCTCCTGACCCTGATATTGAGGAGCAGAGAAGGGTTCTACAATTAAGGGAAAAAGAGTTAAACGAGCGGGAACAGAGGGTTTTAGAGGCTGAAGAAGCTCTAAAAGAGACTGAACTCGCCCTAGAGAAGAGTCGGCAAGAGGCTATGGAGTCTGAGATTCAAGCCCCTAGAGCTAAGACAGAGGAAGAGATTAAGGCAGAAGAGAGTGCTAAAGAGCTTGCAGAGTTTAATAGAAAAAAAATTGAAGAAGAGAAACGTCAGCAAGAATTAATGAATGATATACTTCAATCCCTTGAGAAGATTGGTGAAAACGCTAAGGGAATAAATGCTAGTAGCGAAGGGGCATTTGGAGAGTTAGAGGGGTCAGGAATAGATGAGTAA
- a CDS encoding tetratricopeptide repeat protein — protein sequence MTTIIILSIAITMVFAIIVFLIVRRAGNHNIGSIQTLIKQGKSSHAIDVLKKMIAKDPQNVDAHFLLAKAFMMENKQELAFMEVKSINKIGEFSPACPEKEFRKLSSKLFLQFNQPDEALKDYLLLIKLSPYESENYYNVGLLFEDRQKSSKAVNYYKKTIELDPRHAGAYLHLGMIMYNSKRYKDAKLFLDSSLKYDETNFITYFYIGKIAKEGKDYMGAIEAFEKALRDKSIKLKALMERGICYIALKKFDLAITELDKSLNLIQRDSEIKYSEQQLLYIHYFMAMAFEQVRDLDKAIEHWVIINKSKKNFKDVSEKLSQYKELQENDRMKDYLTSTRDEYVEICKAICGQINLTAQDIKDVKSGIQLIGLESGKKDWKASKKMSYLVRLLRDSNPVSETTVRNVLDEMKNMNIMKSILISSTEITSDAKKFAESRPIELIGKRKLVKILNQM from the coding sequence ATGACTACTATAATAATTCTTTCTATAGCAATTACCATGGTTTTTGCAATAATTGTATTTCTAATCGTTAGAAGAGCGGGTAACCACAATATAGGTTCCATTCAAACTCTTATAAAACAGGGAAAGTCTTCCCACGCGATAGATGTCTTAAAAAAGATGATAGCTAAAGATCCACAAAACGTAGATGCCCACTTTCTTCTAGCAAAAGCTTTTATGATGGAGAATAAGCAGGAACTAGCCTTTATGGAGGTTAAATCCATCAATAAGATTGGAGAGTTTTCCCCAGCCTGTCCAGAGAAGGAGTTTAGAAAACTATCTTCAAAACTCTTTTTACAGTTTAATCAACCTGATGAAGCGTTAAAGGACTACCTACTTCTAATTAAGTTATCTCCATATGAGAGCGAAAACTACTACAATGTTGGTCTTTTATTTGAAGATAGGCAGAAATCTAGTAAGGCTGTTAATTATTATAAGAAAACCATTGAGTTAGACCCAAGACATGCAGGGGCCTACCTTCACCTTGGGATGATTATGTATAACTCTAAGCGATACAAGGATGCAAAGCTGTTCTTAGACTCTTCGTTAAAATACGATGAGACTAATTTTATAACATACTTTTATATAGGTAAAATTGCCAAGGAGGGTAAGGACTACATGGGGGCTATTGAGGCCTTTGAAAAAGCCCTTCGAGATAAAAGTATTAAGCTAAAAGCTTTAATGGAGAGGGGTATATGTTATATTGCCCTTAAAAAGTTTGATTTAGCAATTACAGAACTTGATAAGTCCTTAAATCTTATACAGCGTGATTCAGAAATTAAGTATTCAGAGCAACAACTACTCTATATCCACTATTTTATGGCAATGGCCTTCGAGCAAGTAAGGGATCTTGATAAGGCTATAGAACACTGGGTAATAATAAATAAGAGTAAAAAGAACTTTAAAGACGTATCAGAAAAACTCTCCCAATATAAAGAGTTACAAGAGAATGATCGAATGAAGGATTATCTAACATCAACAAGGGATGAGTACGTAGAGATATGTAAGGCTATATGTGGCCAGATTAATCTAACAGCCCAAGACATTAAGGATGTAAAGTCTGGGATACAGTTAATTGGTCTTGAGAGTGGTAAAAAAGATTGGAAAGCCTCTAAAAAAATGTCATATTTAGTAAGACTTTTAAGGGATAGTAACCCTGTATCAGAAACTACTGTTAGAAATGTTCTAGATGAGATGAAGAATATGAATATAATGAAAAGTATACTAATTTCAAGCACAGAGATTACTAGTGATGCTAAGAAATTTGCTGAATCTAGACCTATAGAGTTAATTGGTAAGAGGAAACTTGTAAAAATATTAAATCAAATGTAA
- a CDS encoding metallophosphoesterase, translated as MKILCIADHVDPIVYSNAIKERFKCVSLVLSAGDLPMDYLGFVVSSLNKPLYFVFGNHNLKYLGVFNKRFDKGLLTNSLRNTTFGSIYVGFNMKYDKKNDLIIMGLGGCKKYNKAENQHTELQMYLSMIRMIPRLVFNKIFRGRYLDILLTHAAPRGIHDKEDPCHVGFKSFLWFMRKFKPKYLLHGHIHLYNKNEKKITDYHNTRVINVYDHYVLDFNREDSFGQ; from the coding sequence ATGAAGATATTGTGTATAGCAGATCATGTTGACCCAATTGTTTATTCAAATGCAATAAAAGAGCGCTTTAAATGTGTCTCTTTAGTATTAAGTGCTGGTGACCTTCCAATGGACTACCTAGGCTTTGTTGTAAGCTCCCTTAATAAACCTCTATATTTTGTATTTGGTAATCATAATTTAAAGTATTTAGGTGTTTTTAATAAAAGGTTTGATAAGGGGCTTTTAACAAACTCCCTTAGAAATACAACCTTCGGTTCCATATATGTGGGATTTAATATGAAATATGATAAAAAAAATGATTTAATTATAATGGGTTTAGGTGGATGTAAAAAATATAATAAAGCAGAAAACCAGCATACAGAGTTACAGATGTATCTAAGTATGATAAGAATGATCCCAAGGTTGGTTTTTAATAAAATATTTAGGGGTAGATACTTAGATATTCTATTAACCCACGCTGCTCCTAGGGGAATCCACGACAAAGAGGACCCATGTCATGTAGGTTTTAAGTCATTTTTATGGTTTATGCGTAAATTCAAACCTAAATATCTACTCCATGGTCATATTCATCTATATAATAAAAATGAAAAAAAAATTACAGACTACCATAATACAAGGGTTATAAATGTTTATGATCACTATGTATTAGACTTTAATAGGGAGGATAGTTTTGGACAATAA
- a CDS encoding transcriptional regulator, whose amino-acid sequence MDNNMLNERAIDDFGKARFKEKILSILNLLSPEKQQLLSLYDIKSLVKPNNESYKGMKVVAVKDIVGSEGRYRDFNKAFLPKKEHLRNRWVSIDKAHITDVILPPIKLYKIGDLYFVRDGNHRVSVAKMQKVYAIDAEVIELNAEIPLEKGMTRSELEDKVIAYERENFLEDTKIGEYIDMSEIYFTAPGRYMELLNHILGHKYFINQGIEDEISLKEATISWYENLYSPIIKTVREDSLVARFNNRTEADLYIWIVKHWDDLKSKYGQDFPLDQATKEYSDIYGKNLFQNFLAYLKKIFNSIRH is encoded by the coding sequence TTGGACAATAACATGCTTAATGAAAGAGCTATTGATGACTTTGGAAAAGCTAGATTTAAAGAGAAGATATTATCTATTCTAAATTTATTATCCCCTGAGAAACAGCAGTTACTCTCTTTATACGATATAAAATCTTTAGTAAAACCAAATAACGAGTCTTATAAGGGGATGAAAGTTGTTGCAGTTAAAGATATTGTTGGGTCAGAGGGAAGATACAGAGACTTTAACAAAGCCTTTTTACCTAAAAAAGAACATCTTAGAAATAGATGGGTAAGTATAGATAAAGCCCATATAACAGATGTAATACTTCCCCCTATAAAGCTTTATAAAATAGGGGATTTATACTTTGTACGAGATGGAAATCATAGGGTTTCTGTGGCTAAAATGCAGAAAGTTTACGCCATTGATGCAGAAGTAATTGAGTTAAATGCTGAAATACCCCTAGAAAAGGGAATGACCAGATCTGAATTGGAAGATAAGGTTATAGCCTATGAGAGAGAGAACTTTTTAGAGGATACCAAGATAGGCGAGTATATCGATATGTCTGAGATATATTTTACAGCTCCAGGTAGATATATGGAGTTGTTAAATCACATTTTAGGACATAAATATTTTATAAACCAAGGAATAGAAGATGAGATCTCTTTAAAAGAAGCTACTATCTCCTGGTATGAAAATCTATACAGTCCTATAATTAAGACAGTAAGAGAAGATAGCCTTGTTGCAAGATTTAATAATAGAACAGAGGCTGACCTATATATATGGATTGTAAAACATTGGGATGATCTAAAAAGTAAATACGGTCAAGATTTTCCTTTAGATCAGGCCACTAAAGAGTATTCGGATATTTATGGAAAAAATCTGTTTCAGAACTTTTTAGCCTACTTAAAAAAGATTTTTAATAGTATTAGACATTAA
- a CDS encoding SelB C-terminal domain-containing protein produces MEDRIPTSVLSIIKASQEKGEKLTTLTCRMTGEFKPFTEAIIFPGERKFQVRDITPVEDNNYLVKVKGIPFKNCIPFAVITPVNLKVRYNKKAYFIPSDYHSKDFYPGDYYITGGIFTGYRMFNKEKYSAKVKKVGSLYSVSFPFKSPLVPGGSYTFENNKGFSGEMVLIYPGDMSKKSENIVTSRIEKFRTRPTVKGIYSIILRTDNYVELPFFLEDESFDGSISMGYKRVMEREYLSVKNRIIKQSKASGGVLFNSVKKSCNVTPSFFHAVLDQLVEEKLVEVDGDYVISTCENREDFLSPLTKNSFLLIKEAGINGLSRRSIKDFGMINCFYEIKRMKLAKVLDDDLYYSLDAFNELLGKIFKSKVVGDDLSIQEIRESSGLSRRYIIALLNILEDDGVIERDEDDKRVIKVIP; encoded by the coding sequence ATGGAAGATAGAATACCTACATCAGTACTTAGCATTATTAAGGCTAGCCAAGAGAAGGGTGAGAAATTAACAACATTAACATGTAGGATGACAGGGGAGTTTAAACCATTTACAGAAGCTATTATTTTCCCTGGGGAGAGAAAATTCCAAGTAAGAGATATAACTCCAGTAGAAGATAATAACTATTTAGTAAAAGTAAAGGGTATTCCTTTTAAAAACTGTATACCTTTTGCAGTAATTACCCCTGTTAATCTTAAGGTTCGGTACAATAAAAAAGCTTATTTTATTCCCTCAGACTATCACAGTAAGGATTTTTATCCAGGGGACTACTACATAACTGGCGGTATTTTTACCGGCTATAGAATGTTTAATAAGGAAAAGTATAGCGCTAAGGTTAAAAAAGTAGGTAGTTTGTACAGTGTTAGTTTCCCATTTAAATCCCCCTTAGTACCAGGAGGTAGTTACACCTTTGAGAATAATAAGGGTTTTAGTGGTGAGATGGTTCTTATCTATCCTGGTGATATGAGCAAAAAAAGTGAGAATATAGTAACATCCAGGATTGAAAAATTTAGAACAAGGCCAACAGTTAAAGGGATATACTCAATTATTCTAAGAACAGATAACTATGTAGAATTACCATTTTTCTTAGAAGATGAAAGTTTTGATGGCTCTATCTCAATGGGATATAAAAGGGTAATGGAGAGGGAGTATCTCTCTGTAAAAAACAGAATAATTAAACAGAGTAAGGCTTCTGGTGGTGTTTTATTTAACTCAGTTAAAAAGAGTTGTAATGTTACCCCCTCATTTTTTCATGCGGTTTTAGACCAACTAGTAGAGGAAAAACTAGTTGAAGTTGATGGGGATTATGTTATTTCAACCTGTGAAAATAGGGAGGACTTTTTATCACCTCTAACTAAAAACTCCTTTTTACTAATTAAAGAGGCTGGTATTAATGGTTTAAGCAGAAGATCTATAAAAGACTTTGGTATGATAAACTGTTTTTATGAAATAAAGAGAATGAAATTAGCTAAGGTTTTAGATGATGATCTCTACTACAGTTTAGATGCTTTTAATGAACTTCTAGGTAAGATTTTTAAGAGTAAAGTTGTAGGGGATGATCTTTCTATCCAGGAAATTAGGGAGTCTAGTGGACTATCTAGAAGATATATAATTGCATTACTTAATATTTTAGAAGACGATGGAGTTATAGAGAGGGATGAAGATGATAAAAGAGTTATTAAAGTTATCCCTTAA
- the mtnN gene encoding 5'-methylthioadenosine/S-adenosylhomocysteine nucleosidase: MRIGLIGAMEEEVNGFLHKMKDVKTIEKCGTKLYHGTLFNTDVVLLQCGIGKVAAAVGTTILIDQFSPDLVINTGSAGGLSTDLNVGDVIISQEVRYHDVDVTLFGYEYGQIPKMPPGFTPDKKLIEVAKKAAKKIDKIHVTDGLIITGDSFIHDEDDVDRIKSKLPPMKATEMEAAAIAQVCHMSKVPFLIIRSISDVPGKESKQSFEEFLVVAAKNSGMLIEEIILELKEK; this comes from the coding sequence ATGAGAATTGGCTTAATTGGAGCAATGGAAGAAGAAGTAAATGGATTCCTTCATAAGATGAAGGATGTTAAAACTATAGAGAAATGTGGAACAAAACTTTACCATGGAACTCTTTTTAATACCGATGTAGTTTTATTACAGTGTGGAATTGGAAAAGTTGCTGCAGCTGTTGGAACAACAATATTAATAGACCAATTTTCCCCTGATTTAGTAATAAATACAGGTAGTGCTGGAGGACTCTCTACAGATTTAAATGTAGGTGATGTTATTATTTCCCAGGAAGTAAGATACCACGATGTAGATGTTACACTTTTTGGTTACGAGTATGGTCAAATCCCTAAAATGCCTCCTGGATTTACACCGGACAAAAAATTAATAGAAGTTGCAAAAAAAGCAGCAAAAAAAATTGACAAGATCCATGTTACTGATGGTCTAATAATTACTGGCGATTCTTTTATCCACGATGAGGATGATGTTGATAGAATTAAATCCAAACTACCTCCTATGAAGGCTACTGAGATGGAGGCTGCAGCAATAGCCCAGGTGTGCCACATGTCTAAAGTCCCATTTTTAATTATTAGATCCATCTCCGATGTTCCAGGGAAGGAGTCAAAACAATCCTTTGAAGAGTTTCTTGTGGTAGCAGCAAAAAATTCAGGAATGTTAATAGAAGAGATTATATTAGAACTTAAGGAGAAATAA
- a CDS encoding S-ribosylhomocysteine lyase, whose protein sequence is MEKIPSFTVDHTKLLCGVYVSRQDRVGSEVVTTFDIRMKRPNMEPVIDVPALHTIEHLGATFLRNNTEWKDRVIYFGPMGCRTGNYLILKGDLKPMDIKPLLIELYSFMADYQGDIPGATAKDCGNYQSMDLNMGKYESKLFLEVLNSLNSQNTIYP, encoded by the coding sequence ATGGAAAAAATACCAAGTTTTACTGTAGACCATACAAAACTACTGTGTGGGGTATATGTTTCTAGACAGGATAGAGTTGGAAGTGAAGTTGTTACTACCTTTGATATAAGAATGAAGAGACCAAATATGGAACCAGTAATTGATGTTCCAGCCCTTCATACAATTGAACACTTAGGTGCTACTTTTTTAAGAAATAATACAGAATGGAAGGATAGAGTTATATATTTTGGACCAATGGGGTGTAGAACTGGAAACTATCTTATTTTAAAAGGGGACTTAAAACCTATGGATATTAAACCCCTATTAATTGAACTATATAGTTTTATGGCAGATTACCAAGGGGATATTCCTGGAGCAACTGCTAAGGATTGTGGGAATTACCAATCTATGGACCTTAATATGGGTAAATATGAGTCAAAACTCTTTCTAGAGGTACTAAATTCTTTAAATAGTCAAAATACTATTTACCCCTAA